The following coding sequences are from one Nonlabens arenilitoris window:
- a CDS encoding TetR/AcrR family transcriptional regulator, translated as MRNPQLTKDIIIKESADLFNTKGYKATSLSDITNATGFTKGAIYKHFKNKEDLEQQALRSLSKRMFDILNKDLKNASDFTSKMNVIFNFFENYLDHPPYSGGCPLMNSACESDDLDAGLRQQSFGMLVTFKTTIKRIFDSAIKKNQIKSTVDSDQLTAVYIATLEGAIMMSKLERKNDALVKSISYLKTVNSELIIP; from the coding sequence ATGAGAAATCCACAACTTACTAAAGACATTATCATAAAAGAAAGTGCTGACCTTTTTAATACTAAAGGCTATAAAGCAACTTCACTAAGCGATATCACAAACGCTACAGGCTTTACAAAAGGGGCAATCTATAAGCATTTTAAAAATAAAGAAGACTTAGAACAGCAGGCACTACGCAGTTTAAGTAAAAGAATGTTTGACATTCTCAATAAAGATCTCAAGAATGCATCAGATTTTACTTCAAAAATGAATGTAATATTTAATTTTTTTGAGAATTACTTAGATCATCCACCCTACTCTGGAGGATGTCCTTTAATGAACAGTGCCTGCGAAAGTGATGATCTAGATGCAGGCTTAAGACAGCAATCTTTTGGTATGCTTGTCACTTTTAAAACAACTATTAAAAGAATTTTTGATAGTGCAATTAAAAAAAACCAGATAAAATCTACAGTAGATTCTGATCAATTAACTGCTGTCTATATAGCAACCTTAGAGGGCGCTATTATGATGAGTAAATTAGAACGCAAAAATGATGCTTTAGTGAAAAGTATCTCCTATTTAAAAACTGTGAATAGTGAATTAATAATACCATAA
- a CDS encoding cytochrome-c peroxidase gives MKQIYFLLLLSFTFISCQNDIDDYQTAKSELDIRLEELLLENSEGQGINYFILPDSNDYNSIPQDPLNPITREKVELGRLLLHETASGGNPKMAVMAGTYACASCHPVASSFYSGRRQGIGESGSGFGAAGESREFDLTMPLDSIDLQPIRVPTLLNVAYQDVALWNGMLGGTGTNAGTQSQWSDIPENHLGFQGLEIQGMVGQDTHRLQIDENFVDTYGYREMFDRAFSNTQSFERYSRKTAALALAAFNRTLLSNRAPWQNYLKGDYAALSEREKRGAILFAGKAQCMNCHTGPALKDQEFHAFGFGHFDDSNEAVVLDDAGFDNVKKGRGGFTNNPADDYKFKTPTLYNLRDANFYGHGGTFNSIEEVIRYKLSNQLQDNNVPLSQIASEKGATSLTEEEIQDLIFFIENSLYDSYLTRYVPETVLSGNCFPNADVQSKIDLGCE, from the coding sequence ATGAAACAAATTTACTTTCTTCTTTTATTAAGTTTTACATTCATTTCCTGTCAGAATGATATTGATGATTATCAGACTGCAAAATCTGAACTTGATATAAGATTAGAAGAATTATTGCTAGAAAATTCTGAAGGTCAAGGAATTAATTATTTTATTTTACCAGATAGTAATGATTACAACTCGATTCCACAAGACCCATTAAACCCTATTACCAGAGAGAAAGTAGAATTAGGCAGGTTGTTACTACATGAAACTGCAAGTGGTGGCAATCCAAAGATGGCCGTTATGGCTGGTACCTATGCCTGTGCATCCTGTCACCCAGTAGCATCTAGCTTTTACTCTGGTAGACGACAAGGAATAGGTGAAAGTGGTAGTGGTTTTGGCGCTGCAGGAGAAAGCCGTGAGTTTGATTTAACCATGCCATTAGACTCTATAGATTTGCAACCTATAAGAGTCCCTACACTTCTTAACGTGGCTTATCAAGATGTTGCTTTATGGAATGGTATGCTAGGTGGAACTGGAACTAATGCAGGAACACAATCACAATGGAGTGATATACCTGAAAATCACCTAGGATTTCAAGGTCTAGAGATTCAAGGTATGGTAGGTCAGGATACTCATCGATTACAAATTGACGAAAATTTTGTGGACACCTATGGCTATCGTGAAATGTTTGATAGAGCATTTAGCAACACGCAATCTTTTGAGAGATACTCTAGAAAAACAGCTGCTCTAGCACTTGCAGCGTTTAATAGAACGTTATTATCTAATCGTGCTCCATGGCAAAATTATCTTAAAGGAGATTATGCAGCCTTAAGCGAAAGAGAAAAGCGAGGCGCAATTCTATTTGCTGGTAAGGCTCAATGTATGAACTGCCATACCGGACCTGCATTAAAAGATCAAGAGTTTCATGCTTTTGGTTTTGGCCATTTTGATGACAGTAATGAAGCTGTTGTTTTAGATGACGCTGGTTTTGATAATGTAAAAAAGGGTCGTGGTGGTTTCACAAACAATCCCGCAGATGACTATAAATTTAAAACTCCAACATTGTATAACTTAAGAGATGCAAATTTCTACGGTCATGGTGGTACCTTTAATAGTATAGAAGAAGTCATACGATACAAATTATCGAATCAATTACAAGACAATAATGTTCCTTTATCTCAAATTGCCAGTGAAAAAGGTGCAACAAGTTTAACTGAGGAAGAGATACAAGATTTAATATTTTTTATCGAGAATAGTCTATACGACTCTTATCTTACGAGATATGTACCAGAGACTGTTTTATCTGGAAATTGCTTCCCTAACGCAGACGTTCAATCTAAAATAGATTTAGGCTGCGAGTAG